Proteins found in one Mesorhizobium sp. CAU 1732 genomic segment:
- a CDS encoding cysteine hydrolase: MSLDLATIDPKTTGLLIVDLQNDFLHADGAYARGGQKSAEIAALPARVKPVADALRAKGGWVISTQFTLVPGKGGEPFISPHLKELRPFLTKGDFAPGGWGHSLVDTLQPADLVIEKVAYSAFYMSRLEWVLRKAGIDTLIICGIVTNGGVASTLREAHVRDFRTALLTDGCAAFKTETHDRSIADLSTIATPVTCAEAAAIIAGL, translated from the coding sequence ATGAGCCTCGATCTCGCGACCATCGACCCGAAGACGACCGGCCTGCTGATTGTCGATTTGCAGAACGACTTCCTGCACGCAGACGGCGCCTATGCGCGCGGCGGGCAGAAGAGTGCAGAGATCGCGGCCCTGCCGGCGCGCGTGAAGCCGGTGGCCGACGCGCTGCGCGCCAAGGGCGGCTGGGTGATCTCGACCCAGTTCACGCTGGTGCCGGGCAAGGGCGGCGAACCCTTCATCTCGCCGCACCTAAAGGAACTGCGGCCGTTCCTGACCAAGGGCGACTTCGCGCCCGGCGGCTGGGGGCATTCGCTGGTCGACACGTTGCAGCCGGCGGACCTCGTCATCGAAAAGGTCGCCTATTCGGCATTCTACATGTCGCGGCTGGAATGGGTGCTGCGCAAGGCCGGCATCGACACGCTGATCATCTGCGGCATCGTCACCAATGGCGGCGTGGCCTCGACGCTGCGCGAGGCGCATGTGCGCGATTTCAGGACCGCCTTGCTGACGGACGGCTGCGCGGCGTTCAAGACCGAGACGCATGATCGCTCGATCGCGGATCTCTCCACGATCGCCACGCCAGTGACGTGCGCCGAAGCGGCGGCGATCATCGCGGGCCTCTGA
- a CDS encoding FAD-dependent oxidoreductase, translating to MSGPGISREMPAVVDVETAVLVIGAGACGLVAALRAAHAGAEVVVVERDASPTGSTSMSSGFIPAPATRFQHAIGVTDDTADRFAGDLDAKTHGRVVPHLARLASERIGPALEWLADDHGLEWIMLDDFLYPGHSRHRMHAVPEKTGATLMARLLAAVAAAGIPVVTEAEAQTLHLGSADTVRAVTIVRPNGARETIGCKALVIASSGFGGNAELVGRHIPEIASGLYFGHAGNRGSALGWGEALGARVEHLSGYQGHGSLAHPHGILISWALMMRGGVQVNAAGERFSGESGGYSEQAVHVLRQPGGIAWDVYDEAIHDFALGFPDYRDAVEAGAVRFAATVSELAAIIGAAEAVLSETIGSVERFRTGEAADPFGRDFTQCPALKPPYVAVRVTGALFHTQGGLMIDETARVMREDGSAFANLFAGGGAACGVSGPDVSGYLSGNGLLTAVAFGFVAGESAAREAAFSEGR from the coding sequence ATGAGCGGACCCGGCATTTCCCGTGAAATGCCGGCTGTCGTCGACGTAGAGACCGCCGTTCTGGTAATCGGCGCAGGCGCGTGCGGGCTTGTTGCGGCCCTCCGGGCCGCGCATGCCGGCGCGGAGGTCGTGGTTGTCGAGCGCGATGCCTCACCCACCGGCTCGACTTCGATGTCGTCCGGCTTCATCCCGGCTCCTGCCACCCGCTTTCAGCATGCAATCGGCGTCACCGACGACACGGCGGACCGGTTCGCGGGCGATCTCGACGCCAAGACGCACGGGCGCGTGGTTCCGCATCTGGCAAGGCTCGCCAGCGAGCGGATCGGACCGGCGCTGGAATGGCTCGCCGACGATCATGGTCTCGAATGGATCATGCTGGACGACTTCCTCTATCCCGGCCATTCGCGCCACCGCATGCATGCCGTGCCGGAGAAGACCGGCGCGACACTGATGGCGCGGCTTCTGGCGGCGGTGGCGGCTGCGGGTATTCCCGTTGTTACCGAAGCCGAGGCGCAGACGCTGCATTTGGGTTCGGCTGACACAGTTCGTGCGGTGACGATCGTTCGTCCGAATGGCGCGCGCGAGACGATCGGCTGCAAGGCGCTGGTGATCGCATCGAGTGGTTTTGGCGGAAATGCGGAGCTTGTCGGCAGGCATATCCCCGAAATCGCCTCCGGTCTCTATTTCGGCCATGCGGGGAATCGCGGCAGCGCGCTCGGATGGGGTGAGGCGCTCGGCGCGCGCGTCGAGCATCTCTCGGGCTATCAGGGTCACGGGTCGCTCGCGCACCCGCACGGCATCCTGATCTCGTGGGCGCTGATGATGCGCGGCGGCGTTCAGGTGAACGCTGCAGGCGAGCGGTTCTCCGGCGAAAGCGGCGGCTATTCCGAACAGGCGGTGCATGTGCTGCGACAGCCGGGCGGAATCGCGTGGGACGTCTATGATGAGGCGATCCACGATTTCGCGCTTGGTTTCCCGGACTATCGCGATGCGGTCGAGGCGGGCGCAGTCCGGTTCGCTGCCACGGTGAGCGAACTCGCCGCCATCATCGGCGCGGCGGAAGCAGTCCTTTCGGAGACGATTGGCTCCGTCGAGCGCTTTCGGACTGGTGAAGCCGCCGACCCGTTCGGCCGCGACTTCACCCAATGCCCGGCGCTCAAGCCACCCTATGTCGCAGTCCGCGTCACCGGCGCGTTGTTCCACACGCAGGGCGGGCTGATGATCGATGAGACTGCGCGCGTGATGCGCGAGGATGGATCGGCCTTCGCAAATCTCTTTGCCGGAGGCGGTGCGGCCTGTGGTGTGTCGGGGCCGGACGTGTCGGGATATCTCTCGGGCAACGGCCTGCTGACGGCCGTTGCGTTCGGCTTCGTTGCCGGGGAGAGTGCGGCGCGTGAGGCCGCGTTCAGCGAGGGGCGCTGA
- a CDS encoding isochorismatase family cysteine hydrolase, whose product MSQDTAPLVMHPALPDTVIQAAADRRGRPHVFDTIDPAKSALVVIDLQRAFMDPGAPSEVARARTVVPNVNRLAAAMRRAGGRVVWIRATFDKAGWPNFFDYMVNPQLSGRILAALQEDADMHALCGELDVRDGDMIVNKYRLSAFLPGTSNLPILLRTAGVDTVLIAGCMTNVCCDSSARDAVMTDFKTIMIEDANATRTDEAHIAALTTFLQSFGDVRKTDEIVAMLEG is encoded by the coding sequence ATGTCCCAGGACACCGCCCCGCTTGTCATGCACCCGGCCCTGCCCGACACCGTGATCCAGGCCGCCGCCGACCGGCGCGGCAGGCCGCATGTGTTCGACACGATCGATCCCGCGAAAAGCGCGTTGGTCGTCATCGACCTGCAACGCGCCTTCATGGATCCCGGCGCACCGTCGGAAGTCGCCCGCGCACGCACGGTCGTGCCGAACGTCAACCGGCTCGCCGCCGCCATGCGCAGGGCGGGCGGGCGCGTCGTCTGGATCAGGGCGACGTTCGACAAGGCCGGCTGGCCGAACTTCTTCGACTACATGGTCAACCCGCAGCTTTCCGGCCGCATCCTCGCCGCGCTTCAGGAGGACGCGGACATGCACGCGCTCTGTGGCGAGCTCGACGTCCGGGACGGCGACATGATCGTCAATAAGTACCGCCTGTCGGCCTTCCTGCCCGGCACGAGCAATCTGCCGATCCTGCTTCGCACCGCGGGCGTCGACACCGTGCTGATCGCCGGCTGCATGACCAATGTCTGCTGCGACAGCTCGGCGCGAGACGCCGTCATGACCGATTTCAAGACGATCATGATCGAGGACGCCAACGCGACCCGCACCGACGAGGCGCATATCGCGGCGCTGACGACGTTCCTCCAGAGTTTTGGCGACGTCCGCAAGACCGACGAGATCGTCGCGATGCTGGAAGGCTGA
- a CDS encoding thiamine pyrophosphate-requiring protein, with amino-acid sequence MESAPETVGEAWLRLLKARGVDFLFANAGTDFPSIVEGIARAEQNGIDIPRPIICGHENAAVSMAHGHAMVSGKAQAAMVHVNVGTANSINGLINADRDYVPLLLAAGRTPFLEEGEAGARSLNIHWAQEMFDQAGMVRESVRWDYELKDPRQLEAATDRALAIAHSSPAGPVYMTLPRELLAMKPASETISAVPLMLPAGPGAPDPADVQAAADALSKARFPVIVTARAGADKAVPALLSRFAAATGAPVVEYRPRHLSLSSEDAFHGGFEIAPWIADADLIVVLECDVPWMPATDRTADGLKVIQVGIDPLQARYPLRGFRSDLTIRASAKLFLEAMLDELSDTKAPAERSATVSARCAAMRDKGRASASQMPREITMAWASACLDRARAPGSILVNEYPLVRWVMTTTEPGEFYGSSPAGGLGWGLPAALGAKLAAPEREVIAAVGDGSHIFANPIACHQIAAAENIPILVMIFNNAGWGAVARATRAMYPDGHAARANRMPLTRFEPVPEFATIAQACGCWGETVEDPALLPSALDRAFSEIRENGRCAVLDVRCAG; translated from the coding sequence ATGGAATCTGCACCCGAAACGGTTGGGGAAGCATGGCTGCGCCTGTTGAAGGCGCGTGGCGTCGATTTCCTCTTTGCCAATGCGGGAACGGACTTTCCATCGATCGTGGAAGGCATCGCGCGGGCCGAGCAGAACGGCATCGACATCCCCCGCCCCATCATCTGCGGGCATGAAAACGCAGCCGTCTCGATGGCGCATGGCCATGCCATGGTCTCCGGCAAGGCGCAGGCCGCGATGGTCCATGTCAATGTCGGCACGGCCAATTCCATCAACGGGCTGATCAACGCGGATCGCGATTACGTGCCGCTGCTGCTCGCCGCCGGGCGCACGCCCTTTCTGGAAGAGGGCGAGGCCGGCGCCCGCTCGCTCAACATCCACTGGGCGCAGGAGATGTTCGATCAGGCAGGCATGGTGCGCGAGAGCGTGCGCTGGGACTACGAACTCAAGGACCCGCGCCAGCTCGAAGCCGCAACGGACCGCGCGCTCGCCATCGCGCACTCCAGCCCGGCCGGGCCCGTCTACATGACGCTGCCGCGCGAACTGCTTGCGATGAAGCCCGCCAGCGAGACGATCAGCGCCGTGCCGCTGATGCTGCCTGCCGGCCCCGGCGCGCCTGATCCGGCAGACGTTCAAGCTGCGGCGGACGCGCTGTCGAAGGCGCGCTTCCCCGTCATCGTCACCGCCCGCGCCGGTGCCGACAAGGCCGTGCCTGCGCTGCTTTCGAGGTTTGCGGCAGCGACAGGCGCACCGGTCGTCGAATATCGCCCCCGCCATCTCAGCCTCTCCAGCGAGGATGCTTTCCACGGCGGGTTCGAGATCGCGCCGTGGATCGCGGATGCCGATCTGATCGTCGTGCTCGAATGCGACGTGCCGTGGATGCCCGCGACCGACAGGACCGCCGACGGGCTCAAGGTCATTCAGGTCGGCATCGACCCCCTTCAGGCGCGCTACCCGCTCCGCGGCTTCCGCTCCGACCTGACGATCCGCGCCTCGGCGAAGCTGTTTCTGGAGGCGATGCTGGACGAACTCAGCGACACCAAGGCGCCCGCGGAACGCAGCGCAACCGTCTCCGCGCGCTGCGCCGCCATGCGCGACAAAGGTCGCGCTTCAGCCTCGCAGATGCCGCGCGAGATCACCATGGCCTGGGCTTCGGCCTGCCTCGACCGCGCGCGTGCGCCGGGCTCGATCCTGGTCAACGAGTATCCGCTCGTGCGCTGGGTGATGACCACGACCGAGCCGGGCGAGTTCTACGGCAGTTCACCCGCAGGCGGCCTTGGATGGGGCCTGCCTGCTGCACTCGGCGCGAAGCTTGCCGCGCCGGAGCGCGAGGTCATCGCCGCCGTCGGCGACGGAAGCCACATCTTCGCCAACCCCATCGCCTGCCACCAGATCGCGGCGGCGGAAAACATCCCCATCCTCGTGATGATCTTCAACAATGCGGGCTGGGGCGCCGTCGCGCGCGCGACGCGCGCCATGTACCCGGACGGCCACGCCGCGCGCGCCAACCGCATGCCGCTGACCCGCTTCGAGCCGGTCCCGGAATTCGCGACGATCGCGCAAGCCTGCGGCTGCTGGGGCGAGACGGTCGAAGACCCTGCCCTTCTGCCCTCGGCGCTCGACCGCGCATTCTCGGAGATACGCGAGAACGGCCGCTGCGCCGTGCTCGACGTTCGCTGCGCCGGCTGA
- a CDS encoding amidohydrolase family protein: MSFGAIDIVVNPLTPQIVAARPAWTRTFHMKKIGRADADVASVTHEDMIRQMDEAGIERSFLIACKLGQEGTPGAWHMPYEWVAEAVAAYPDRFSGLAGVDPTEGMEGVRRLERAVRDMGFIGAHTYPHWFELEPNHRKYYPFYAKCVELGIPIQMQVGQSLVYYDKRPLRSVARPILLDDIACDFPELKLIGIHIGIPWTDEMIAMAWKHENVFIGSDAHSPKYWPEAFIHYINSYGRHKVMFGTDFPVLAFKRTMDEIGSLGLREDVMRLFLRDNALRVYGLKQ; the protein is encoded by the coding sequence ATGTCATTTGGCGCCATCGATATAGTCGTGAACCCTTTGACGCCGCAGATCGTCGCCGCGCGGCCTGCATGGACCCGCACCTTCCACATGAAGAAGATCGGCCGCGCCGACGCGGACGTTGCTTCCGTCACCCATGAGGACATGATCCGGCAGATGGACGAGGCGGGCATCGAGCGCTCGTTCCTGATCGCCTGCAAGCTCGGACAGGAAGGTACGCCCGGCGCGTGGCACATGCCCTATGAATGGGTCGCCGAGGCCGTCGCCGCCTATCCCGACCGCTTCTCCGGTCTGGCCGGCGTCGACCCCACCGAGGGCATGGAAGGCGTTCGCCGGCTGGAGCGCGCGGTGCGCGACATGGGCTTCATCGGCGCGCACACCTATCCGCACTGGTTCGAGCTCGAGCCGAACCATCGCAAATATTATCCCTTCTACGCCAAGTGCGTCGAGCTCGGCATTCCGATCCAGATGCAGGTCGGCCAGTCGCTGGTCTATTACGACAAGCGGCCCCTGCGCAGCGTCGCCCGGCCGATCCTGCTCGACGACATCGCCTGCGATTTTCCCGAGCTGAAGCTGATCGGCATCCACATCGGCATTCCATGGACCGACGAGATGATCGCCATGGCCTGGAAGCACGAGAACGTCTTCATCGGCTCGGATGCGCACAGCCCGAAATACTGGCCGGAAGCCTTCATCCACTACATCAACAGCTATGGCCGGCACAAAGTGATGTTCGGCACCGATTTTCCGGTGCTGGCCTTCAAGAGAACCATGGACGAGATCGGGAGTCTCGGCCTGCGGGAGGACGTCATGCGCCTGTTCCTCAGGGACAACGCGCTGCGCGTCTACGGACTGAAACAATAA
- a CDS encoding ABC transporter substrate-binding protein: MGRLRIAAALAAALCAQAAHAQDETVTIGIVTAETGPLAAPGKFQMNGFNLAVETINGAGGFELDGTTYKLELQVYDTRCNAAEGASAMQRLATVDAVPIVLGELCSPVAAAEAPIAQDFQVPLIITVPTAANLTEEGNPFFFRINANNHQLNRALAEYIQANEIKPLAFIAWNNDAGRGGVNGMHALLPDDYKDGYVGYFNVGEVDFSNHITNIRNAGAKGIMLLMDEEPGALAIRQIRDAGLDAQLVGTLAMGSNRFLDRLNATYLNGMVQYNSFPPTAPIENIKAFNDSYKAKYGEESHGFAAQSYDAVFAAVEAMKAAGTTTDGSAIRDALAEISFDGVIGPIKFDEKGQAAPPVYITEWCEGGDRKVIFPTELASDCGSG, encoded by the coding sequence ATGGGAAGGCTTAGAATAGCCGCAGCGCTCGCCGCCGCACTTTGTGCGCAGGCAGCCCATGCGCAGGACGAAACCGTCACGATCGGCATCGTGACCGCCGAGACGGGGCCGCTTGCCGCTCCCGGCAAGTTCCAGATGAACGGCTTCAATCTCGCGGTCGAGACGATCAACGGCGCGGGCGGTTTCGAGCTCGATGGAACCACCTACAAGCTGGAACTCCAGGTCTATGACACGCGCTGCAATGCCGCCGAGGGCGCATCCGCAATGCAGCGCCTCGCGACCGTCGATGCGGTGCCGATCGTGCTCGGCGAGCTGTGCAGCCCGGTGGCGGCCGCCGAAGCGCCGATCGCGCAGGACTTCCAGGTACCGCTGATCATCACGGTCCCGACCGCCGCCAACCTGACGGAGGAGGGCAATCCGTTCTTCTTCCGCATCAACGCGAACAACCACCAGCTCAACAGGGCTCTGGCCGAGTATATCCAGGCCAACGAGATCAAGCCGCTGGCCTTCATCGCCTGGAACAACGACGCCGGGCGCGGCGGCGTGAACGGCATGCATGCGCTTCTGCCGGACGACTACAAGGACGGCTATGTCGGCTATTTCAACGTCGGCGAAGTCGATTTCTCGAACCACATCACCAACATCCGCAATGCGGGCGCCAAGGGCATCATGCTCTTGATGGATGAGGAGCCGGGTGCGCTCGCCATCCGCCAGATCCGCGACGCGGGCCTCGACGCCCAGCTTGTCGGCACGCTGGCCATGGGCTCGAACCGCTTCCTCGACCGCCTGAACGCGACCTATCTCAACGGCATGGTGCAGTACAACTCGTTCCCGCCGACCGCGCCGATCGAGAACATCAAGGCGTTCAACGACAGCTACAAGGCGAAGTATGGCGAGGAATCGCATGGCTTCGCCGCGCAGTCCTACGATGCGGTTTTCGCGGCCGTGGAGGCCATGAAGGCTGCCGGCACGACGACCGACGGTTCGGCCATCCGCGACGCGCTTGCCGAAATCTCGTTCGACGGCGTCATCGGGCCGATCAAGTTCGACGAAAAGGGCCAGGCCGCACCGCCGGTCTACATCACCGAATGGTGCGAGGGCGGCGACCGCAAGGTGATCTTCCCCACGGAACTCGCATCCGATTGCGGCAGCGGCTGA
- a CDS encoding branched-chain amino acid ABC transporter permease, with the protein MATAILEQLINGAMMGSIYVLMALGMVLIYGVMHVLNFAHGVLFMVGGYMAHLFFFNLTGSYPLAIICSMITLALIGMVLERLIFRSLRDNLRMQIVASLGLILIIQNGVVQLWGPHALQMRPQTVDSLVKVGQLSFTVQHFVIIGVVTLAVTTLYLFLTRTRLGTAMRATSQHPEAAVVVGINPNRVYTITFMIACALAGLGGALLGPLFLIFPQMGDAPMLKALSAIIIGGMGSVPGAIVGGLGIGIVESMSTLVVPTDYRDTIVFGVLILMLLIRPWGIFGVRVRGEH; encoded by the coding sequence ATGGCGACCGCAATCCTCGAGCAGCTCATCAACGGCGCCATGATGGGCTCGATCTACGTGCTCATGGCGCTGGGCATGGTGCTGATCTACGGCGTCATGCACGTCCTGAACTTCGCGCATGGCGTGCTGTTCATGGTCGGCGGCTACATGGCGCATCTGTTCTTCTTCAACCTGACCGGCAGCTACCCGCTGGCGATCATCTGCTCGATGATCACGCTCGCACTGATCGGCATGGTGCTGGAGCGGCTGATCTTCCGGTCTCTGCGCGACAATCTGCGCATGCAGATCGTCGCGTCGCTGGGGCTGATCCTCATCATCCAGAACGGCGTCGTGCAGCTCTGGGGACCACATGCCTTGCAGATGCGGCCGCAGACGGTGGATTCGCTGGTCAAGGTGGGGCAGCTCTCCTTCACGGTGCAGCATTTCGTCATCATCGGGGTGGTCACGCTGGCGGTCACGACGCTCTATCTCTTCCTGACGCGAACACGCCTCGGCACAGCGATGCGCGCGACGAGCCAGCACCCGGAGGCGGCCGTCGTCGTCGGCATCAATCCGAACCGCGTCTACACCATCACCTTCATGATCGCCTGCGCGCTTGCCGGGCTGGGCGGCGCGCTGCTGGGCCCGCTGTTCCTGATCTTCCCGCAGATGGGCGACGCGCCGATGCTCAAGGCACTCTCCGCCATCATCATCGGCGGCATGGGAAGCGTACCGGGCGCGATCGTCGGCGGCCTGGGCATCGGCATCGTCGAATCCATGTCCACGCTGGTGGTGCCGACAGACTATCGCGACACGATTGTCTTCGGCGTCCTGATCCTGATGCTGCTGATCCGCCCGTGGGGCATCTTCGGCGTGCGCGTGCGCGGAGAGCACTGA
- a CDS encoding branched-chain amino acid ABC transporter permease, whose product MKPIYSLIAAIVVLVVGALAPVLFGGQPYVLYVLTLALCYAIPAIGMNLLYGYTGLVSLGHMGFAGVGAYTTAVLMKDYGVPFVPSLLAGAVAAGGIGLLVGIPCLRLRSHFFIVVTLAVGMILYTLFNNLDGLTGGAEGLPGIPRPQNIEIGSLVIEFRSLGGFYMLTFVITALIFGLQYLLVRSDFGRSLSSVRQDEALAAARGVDVFAHKLFAFVLSAAIAGVGGAMKVLFLRAAAPLSFELQESINLMMMLILGGAGFLVGPIIGAITFVALPEFLRVANQLRLIFFGFVLLALARFAPRGICGLVEAAYRKLSNREKAVVAHP is encoded by the coding sequence ATGAAGCCGATCTACTCCCTGATCGCCGCGATCGTCGTGCTGGTGGTGGGTGCGCTCGCGCCTGTCCTCTTCGGTGGTCAGCCTTACGTGCTCTATGTGCTGACGCTTGCGCTCTGCTACGCGATCCCGGCCATCGGCATGAACCTGCTCTATGGCTACACCGGGCTCGTCTCGCTGGGGCACATGGGCTTCGCCGGTGTCGGCGCCTACACGACCGCCGTCCTGATGAAGGACTACGGCGTGCCCTTCGTGCCGTCGCTCTTGGCGGGCGCGGTGGCTGCCGGCGGCATCGGCCTGCTCGTCGGCATCCCGTGCCTGAGGCTTCGCAGCCACTTCTTCATCGTGGTGACGCTGGCCGTCGGCATGATCCTCTACACGCTGTTCAACAATCTCGACGGCCTGACCGGCGGGGCCGAGGGCCTTCCGGGCATACCGCGCCCGCAGAATATCGAGATCGGATCGCTCGTCATCGAGTTCCGCTCGCTTGGCGGGTTCTACATGCTGACCTTCGTCATCACGGCGCTGATCTTCGGCCTGCAATATCTGCTGGTGCGATCCGACTTCGGACGGTCGCTGTCCTCCGTTCGTCAGGACGAGGCGCTTGCGGCGGCCAGAGGCGTGGACGTGTTCGCGCACAAGCTGTTCGCCTTCGTGCTGTCGGCGGCCATCGCGGGCGTCGGCGGGGCGATGAAGGTGCTCTTCCTGCGCGCGGCCGCCCCGCTCTCCTTCGAGCTTCAGGAGAGCATCAACCTCATGATGATGCTGATCCTCGGCGGCGCGGGGTTCCTCGTCGGCCCGATCATCGGGGCCATCACCTTCGTGGCGCTGCCGGAATTCCTGCGCGTCGCCAATCAGCTTCGTCTCATCTTCTTCGGCTTCGTGCTGCTGGCACTCGCCCGCTTTGCCCCGCGCGGCATCTGCGGTCTGGTGGAAGCGGCCTACAGGAAGCTCTCAAACAGGGAGAAGGCCGTTGTCGCCCATCCTTGA
- a CDS encoding ABC transporter ATP-binding protein has translation MSPILEVRNVSKSFGGIKAVNAASFTLDKPGIYGLIGPNGAGKTTMFDIVCGRQIADAGEVRFHGERIDGKRPFKLARQGLARTFQECRVLPEETCLDNVLFGAQDKRLGAEVLQAFSRNGGPRARAEDEARRLLRLINLERYADEPASALSYGQRRLLEIVSCLMSKPRILLLDEPASGINPTLLNTLRDFIVEIYDETKIAFLIVEHNMEFIMSLASEIVVMHQGGVLMQGAPDRVQADKGVIDAYLG, from the coding sequence TTGTCGCCCATCCTTGAAGTCAGGAACGTCTCCAAGAGCTTTGGCGGCATCAAGGCGGTCAACGCGGCGAGCTTCACGCTCGACAAGCCGGGCATCTACGGGCTCATCGGCCCCAATGGTGCAGGCAAGACCACGATGTTCGACATCGTCTGCGGCCGCCAGATCGCGGATGCCGGCGAGGTGCGTTTCCATGGCGAGCGCATCGACGGCAAGCGCCCGTTCAAACTGGCGCGGCAGGGCCTCGCCCGCACATTCCAGGAATGCCGCGTCCTGCCCGAGGAGACCTGTCTCGACAACGTGCTGTTCGGCGCACAGGACAAGCGTCTCGGAGCGGAGGTCCTGCAGGCCTTTTCGCGCAATGGCGGACCGCGCGCCCGCGCGGAGGACGAAGCGCGACGGCTGCTGCGGCTGATCAACCTCGAACGCTACGCCGACGAACCGGCGAGCGCGCTCTCCTACGGCCAGCGGCGGCTTCTCGAGATCGTCTCCTGCCTGATGTCGAAGCCGCGCATCCTGCTGCTCGACGAGCCGGCCTCCGGCATCAATCCGACGCTTCTCAACACGCTGCGCGACTTCATCGTCGAGATCTACGACGAGACCAAGATCGCGTTCCTGATCGTGGAGCACAACATGGAGTTCATCATGTCGCTGGCGAGCGAGATCGTCGTCATGCATCAGGGCGGTGTGCTGATGCAGGGCGCGCCGGATCGGGTCCAGGCCGACAAGGGCGTCATCGACGCCTATCTGGGTTGA
- a CDS encoding ABC transporter ATP-binding protein has translation MLKVRGLKGGYGGGRLIVDGVDLDVEAGEIVTVIGQNGAGKSTILKTIFNMTPVRDGEIVLDGTDIFSVSPYQMLTVGLAYIPQHHSVFPKLTIAENLRMGGYLLTDNKLLQERTAKVEEMFPILKARRNEFAASLSGGEQRMLEIARTLIMDPKVVMLDEPSIGLAPKMVDIVFSTARRLAEAGKAILMVEQNVKKALMASERGYVLELGQVRIKDDAQALIADERVSRLYMGVRA, from the coding sequence ATGCTGAAAGTGCGCGGATTGAAAGGCGGCTATGGCGGCGGCAGGCTGATCGTCGACGGCGTCGATCTCGACGTCGAGGCCGGCGAGATCGTTACCGTCATCGGCCAGAACGGCGCCGGCAAGTCGACCATTCTCAAGACCATCTTCAACATGACGCCAGTGCGCGACGGCGAGATCGTGCTCGACGGCACGGATATCTTTTCCGTCAGCCCCTACCAGATGCTGACGGTGGGGCTCGCTTACATCCCGCAGCACCACAGCGTGTTTCCCAAGCTGACCATAGCCGAGAACCTGCGCATGGGCGGCTATCTCCTCACCGACAACAAGCTCCTTCAGGAGCGCACGGCCAAGGTGGAAGAGATGTTCCCGATCCTGAAGGCGCGGCGCAACGAGTTTGCGGCGAGCCTTTCGGGCGGCGAGCAGCGCATGCTGGAAATCGCGCGCACGCTGATCATGGACCCCAAGGTCGTGATGCTGGACGAGCCGTCGATCGGCCTCGCGCCGAAGATGGTGGATATCGTCTTCTCGACCGCGCGCAGGCTCGCCGAAGCGGGCAAGGCCATCCTCATGGTCGAGCAGAACGTGAAGAAGGCACTGATGGCGTCGGAACGCGGCTACGTGCTCGAACTCGGCCAGGTTCGCATCAAGGACGACGCGCAGGCGCTGATCGCCGACGAGCGCGTGTCGCGGCTCTATATGGGCGTCAGAGCTTAG